From the Desulfurispira natronophila genome, the window CTCTCTCTATCGCGGTCTTAAGCCTATATACTGGTGCAGTGACTGTGTAACTGCGCTGGCAGAAGCTGAGGTGGAGTATGACAATCATACCTCCAACTCAATCTATGTTCGTTTCCCCATGGCAAGTGACCTCACAGGGCTCGATCCTGTTTTGGGAGGTAAAGATGTCAGTGTTGTCATCTGGACAACGACACCCTGGACTATACCAGCTAACCTTGCGGTATGTCTGCATCCCGAATTTGAATATTCAGCAGTAGAAACAGCACAAGGCGTACTTATTATCGCCAGCAAGCTGGTTGAAGATTTGATGAAAGTACTTGATATTAAAGAATATAATACCATAGCTGCGTTTCCCGGCTCTGCGCTTGAAAATATGCAGGCTAAGCATCCATTTCTGGATCGTGGTTCCCAGATAATTCTCGGTGAGCACGTCACTTTGGAAGCAGGTACTGGTGCTGTTCACACGGCACCGGGGCATGGTATGGACGATTACATAGTTGGTATGAGGTATGGATTGGAGCCTTATAACCCTGTGGATAACCATGGTTGCTATCGTTCAGATATGCCTCTTTTTGGTGGAATGCATATCAACAAGGCCAACGCTGCTATCGTTGCACATATGATGGAAAATGGTACATTGCTGCACCACAGCCTCATGGATCACTCCTATCCCCACTGTTGGCGTTGTAAAAATCCCGTTATATACCGTGCTACACCACAGTGGTTTATTGCCATGGACAGCAATGATCTGCGTAAACGAACTCTAGATTTTATCCAGCAGCAGGTTCACTGGGTGCCAGCATGGGGGCGTGAGCGCATATATAACATGATTGAGAATCGCCCTGATTGGTGTATTTCCCGACAGCGTTTGTGGGGTGTGCCTATAACTATACTCTACTGTCAGCAGTGCCAGGAACCGTTGCGTGAAATGCAGGTATTTGATAGGGCTGCTGCGTATATTGAGCAGGAGGGCGTTGATGCATGGTACCAGCGGCCGGTCAGCGATTTCCTTGAGTCGGATGTGCAGTGTCCTCACTGCCAGTCGTCTGAGTTCTATAAAGAGCAGGACATCTTGGATGTCTGGTTTGACTCTGGAGTAAGTCACGCTATTGTGCTGAGAAAACATGGCCTCCCCTGGCCAGCTGATCTGTATTTGGAAGGAAGTGATCAACACCGTGGTTGGTTCCACTCTTCAATTCTTACCGCGGTGGCCAATAAAGGTGAACCTCCATATCGCACGGTTTTAACTCATGGCTTTGTGCTCGATGGCAAGGGACGCAAAATGAGCAAGTCTATGGGGAACGTGGTTGACCCTGAGAGCATTATAAAAAAATATGGTGCTGATATTCTTCGTCTCTGGGTTGCAGCCGAGGACTATCGCGATGACTTGCGCATTTCCGATGAAATTATGAAGCGTCTGGCTGAATCATACAGACGCATACGCAATACCGCCCGCTACATGTTGGGGAACTTGCATGACTTCAATCCCTTAACAGATGCCATTCTTTACCCAGACATGCTGGAGTTTGATCGCTACGCCCTGGGCCGTTACCATCAGTTTGAAAAACGAGTATTGCAGGCCTATAATAACTACGAATTCCATACCATTTACCACGCCACTAACAACTTCTGCAGTGTCGATATGTCAGCACAGTATTTAGATGTTCTTAAAGATCGGCTTTATGCTGAACACACTGACGGTTACAAGCGTCGTAGTGCACAGACGGCACTACACCACATTCTTTATGGCATGGTACGACTCCTTAGTCCTATCCTTAGCTTCACCATGGATGAGGTTTACAGTCATATGACTGTTGATAAGCGTCAGCCAAGCGTTCATGTTCTTTGTTTTCCTGAGCCTTGTGAGGAGTTTGACAACGCGCCGGTCATAGAGCGTTATGACCGTCTAATGAAGCTCCGCGGCGATGTAAGCAAAGCTCTGGAGATTGCCCGTAACGAAAAAAAAATCGGGCACTCCCTGGATGCCCGAGTATTGGTGCATTCTCAGGATGAAGATACACTGCAATTTCTTAAAAGCTATAGTGAAAGTGAACTGCGAGACATATTCATTGTTAGCCAAGTAGACATTGCTCCACCTTTATACACAAGTGAAACTATGGATAACGGGCTCATGGTTGAGGTAGGCAAAGCACAAGGGTCAAAGTGTGAGCGATGCTGGATAACTGATATTGAGACCGGTAAAGTATCACCAGGACTTTGTCCCCGCTGTGCCAGTGTGGTAAGCGAGTTTCGATGAGATACTTTTTCATCTGGTGCTCTGTCCTGGTGGTGCTTGATCAGTTGAGTAAGGCTGCTGCACAAAGTTTATTGACGTTTGGCTATTCGGTTAGCATTATTGAGGGATTGTTTCAGTTAACATTGGTGTATAATCCAGGTGCAGCTTTTGGGCTGCTAGGCGATCTTGGGGATGGAATTCGTATTCCCTTTTTCTTTGTTGTCGGGGTGGTTGCAGTCGTTATCTGCTTTTTTCTCTATCGCGGAGGTCAAACGTTTTTTCATCGCTTCGGTGCGGTGCTTATAGCTGGAGGTGCCATTGGCAATCTTATTGACAGGGTGCAGCTGGGAAAAGTCGTTGACTTCCTGGATGTATATTGGAAAAGTTGGCACTGGCCTGCATTTAATTTTGCAGATATTTATATTACGGTAGGTGCATTTGCGTACATAATTGCGTTGACATATGAGTACCGTATGGCAAGGCGCAATAAATAGCAAACGTGCCGGTAACTCGCGGTTTTCTTTACAGGTGATAGTTGATTACTGTCTTCTGTAGTTCGAATATTCCTTACAAATTATCCTATTAACAAGGAGAAAGCACATGAGTACGGTCCTGATCATTGGTGCCGGTGGGGTAGGTAATGTAGTTGCCCGCAAGTGTGTCAAGAATCCCCAGGTATTTTCCCGGGTGGTACTGGCCAGCAGGCGTATAGCATCCTGCGAAAAGATACAGCGCGAGGTTGGTGCAGATAAACTTGATGTTGCCCAGGTAGATGCCAGTGACCTGCAGCAGATGATAGACCTTATACAACGTATTAAGCCAAGTGTGGTGGTTCATGTTGCTATTCCCTATGATAATCTAACTATCATGGATGCTTGCCTTGAAACCGGCGTGGATTATCTTGATACCGCTGCCTATGAGCCGCCAGAAGTACCGGTGTTCGAATATAAATGGCAGTGGGATTATCACGAGCGATATCTTAACGCTGGCGTTATGGCCCTGTTGGGCTCAGGTTTTGACCCAGGTGTAACCAACGTTTTCTGTGCTTACGCCGATCAGTATCTATTTGATGAAATTCATACAATAGATATTCTCGACTGTAATGCTGGAGATCATGGGTTACCCTTTGCCACAAACTTTAACCCTGAAATTAATATAAGAGAGATTACGGCAAATGGCTATTACTGGGAAAATGGTCAGTGGGTTGAGACTCCACCTCTAAGTGAGTCCATCGAGTATGATTTCCCCCAGATTGGTAAACGTAAAATGTATCTTATGTATCACGAAGAGATGGAGTCCTTGGTTCACTTCATCAAAGGACTTAAGCGTATACGTTTTTACATGAGTTTCAGTGACCAGTACCTTACTCATTTACGTGTTTTGGAAAATATTGGCATGACAAGTATCAAGCCAATTGACTTCCAGGGCCAGCAGGTGGTCCCTTTGCAGTTTCTTAAAGAAATTTTGCCTGATCCAGGCTCTCTCGGGCCACGCACAAAGGGCAAAACCAATATTGGATGTGTAATAGAGGGAATCAAGGACGGCAAGCCAAAGAAAATCCATATATACAATGTCTGTGATCATCAGGAGTGCTACCAGGAAGTAGGTTCGCAGGCAGTTTCTTATACTACTGGTGTACCGGCTGCCATTGGCGCCATGCTTATGGTCCAGGGGATATGGCGTAAACCAGGTGTTTTCAATATGGAACAATTTGATGCCAAGCCCTTCATGGATTTACTTAACCAGCAGGGATTGCCTTGGCACATTAAGGAGCTTTAATGACCTTGGATGTCAACCAGGTTCCCACACCTTGCTATATTCTTGAAGAGGAAAAACTTGAGAAGAATCTTGCTATCCTTGATCGTGTGCAGCAGGAAAGTGGAGCAAAAATCCTGCTGGCACTCAAGGGATTTGCCATGTGGAGCACCTTTGCAACTATTGGCAAGGTCCTCCACGGAACTGCGGCCAGTGGTCTTCATGAGGCACGTCTTGGTTATGAAGAGATGGGAAATGAGGTTCACACCTTTTCTCCTGCCTTCACAGAAAAGAGTTTACAAGAGATTATCCAGTACAGTGATCACATCGTATTCAATTCCTTCAGCCAGTGGGAACACCTGCGTCATGTCGTTGAGCAAACTGATAAAGCTATCTCTTGTGGGCTTCGTATCAACCCCGAGTACTCAGAGGTAGAGCCCCCTATATACAACCCTTGTGTTGCTTTTTCACGATTTGGAGTGACACGGGATCAGTTTCAGCAGAGCATGCTCGATGGTTTAGATGGCCTACACTTCCACACACATTGCGAACAGAATGCTGATGCCTTGCAGCGCACTTTGAGTGTGGTTGAGGAAAAATTTGGCGAGTTCATTAGCAGGATGAAGTGGATAAACTTTGGTGGTGGGCACCATATAACCCGCGCTGATTATGATGTCGATGGCCTGATCGAAACGATCAAGGATTTTCGCAATCGGTACCAGAACATTGAAGTATACCTAGAGCCAGGCGAAGCGATTGGTTGGCACACTGGTCCTTTGGTAGCCAGTGTTGTTGATATACTGCATAATGGTATGGATATCGCTATCATTGATGCTTCTGCAGCTGCCCACATGCCGGATGTTTTGGAAATGCCATATAGGCCAGAAGTTCGTGGTGCTTCTGAGCCTGGTGACTTCCCGTACACCTACCGCTTGGGTGGTAATACATGTTTGGCTGGAGATGTTATAGGGGACTACTCGTTTCCGCAGAGGCTTCAGCCTGGCGATCGCATCGTATTTGAGGATATGACTCACTACACCATGGTTAAAAATAATACCTTTAACGGTGTGCCTCTTCCCACAATAGCTAAATGGTGCAAGGATAATAAGTTGGAGATAATTAAACAGTTTGGATATGAAGATTATCGGATGCGTTTATCGTAAAGAAAGATTTCCATCAATGTATAACAACTAAAATTTTTCTCATAAGACTCAATGAGATGCTGAGTGCATAAAGTCATTTATTGCAGAGAATCTCGCTATTTTACCAGTTCATCAGTGCATCCAGAGAAACGCTCACAAGCATGACAATAGATATATAGCTGTTGACGGTAAAGAATGCTGTGTCAATATCAGCCGGATTGCGAGCTGTCCAGGCCAGCCAGTGTTCATAAATCAGCATTCCGCCAACTATAACAATACCCGCCATGAACCACCCCCCTGAAAAATCAAGGCTGAGATAGCTCCCCAGTAGGGATGCAAAAGCCACGCAGTGAAGGATGGCAGCAACCTTAAGCGCGCCTTTATGACCAAGTCGTGCGGGTATGCTGTGCAAGCAATGTTGCTGGTCAAACTCAATATCCTGTGTTGCATAAATAATATCAAAAGCAGCTGACCACAGCAGCACAAAGAGACCCAGGAAAAGACTGGTCAGAGTTACTTGACCCAAAACAGCTATAGTGGCCCCAATGGGTGCCATGGCCAGAGTGAGTCCTAAAACAATGTGAGCCAGAGTGCTGAAACGCTTCATATAAGGGTAAAGGACCAGGAATGCTACTGCCACAAAACTCAACTTAAATGCCAAGGGATTCAGCGCCCAAGCTGCTACCTCAAATAGGATAAATGAGGCTAGCACCAATAGCCAGGCTTCGTTTCGGGATACCGTACCCGCAGGTATATGCCGCTCAGCTGTGCGTGGATTGCGAGCATCAATGTCTGCATCAATGATGCGATTCAAGGTCATACCCAACGTGCGGGCTCCAACCATGGCCAAAACAATCCAGAATATGGTCCAGAAGTCTGGCAAACCTTGAGCAGCTATCAGCATACCGAGCAAGGCAAAGGGAAGGGCAAAAAGAGTATGTGAAAACTTGATCATCTCCAATAGTAAGGTTATTCGCTTGAGCATAATTGGGAGAACTCCTCCTCGCTAATTATTGAAACGCCAAGTTGGTGTGCTTTGTTGAGCTTGCTGCCAGCATCAGAGCCAGCAACCAGAAAGTCAAGCTTTGCCGATACTGCGGAAAGGACTCTGGCACCAGCAGCTTGTGCCAGTTGCTCGAATTCTGCCCTTGGTCGGCTAAGTTTGCCAGTAAAAACAACAGATTTGCCGTCCAGTAAATGGTTGCTTTGTTGAGAGCTTTTAGTCTCTTGGTTGAAATTTACTCCTGCATGACGCAGCTCTTCTATAATGGATATCATTCTCGGATTGCGTAAAGAGCGATAAACAGATGATGCCGTGATTTCACCAATTTCATCAATCTTAATCAGCTCTTCATATGTAGCTGAAACTAGCTGATCCAATGAGTTAAAATTGCTAGCCAATATCTGCGCTGTTTTTTTTCCAACATGGCGTATTCCCAAGGCAAATATCAGCCTATCAAGGGAATTATACCGTGATTTTTCTACAGAACTGCGAAGATTTTCAGCGCTTTTGGGCCCAAATCCATCCATAGAGGAGATGCGGTCATAGTCCAGGTGGTAAAGATCACCTATATCGTTTAGTAAACCATCTTGTAAAAAACGTTCAATAACTTTTTCCCCCAGCCCGGAAATATCCATGGCATTACGACTGACAAAGTGAGTTATTGCATTCTTGCGCTTGGCGGGACAGCCTGGATTGATGCAATAAAGGTGAACACCATTTTCTGTCCACTCAATATGGCCGTCACATGCAGGGCAGGCTTTTGGTAGTGTGACAGGAAGAGCATCCTGTCTACTATGTGAATCTATAACCTTTATTACCTTGGGTATAACGTCTCCGCCCTTTTCAATAAGCACAGTGTCGCCAGGCCGCAGGTCTTTGCGTATTATTTCATCAAAGTTATGTAGAGTTGCGCGGCTAATAGTGCTACCAGCCAGCAATACTGGTTCAAGCTCTGCCACAGGGGTTATTACTCCAGTACGTCCAACCTGAAGGGTAATTTCAATCAGTTTCGTGCTGACCTGCAGTGCTTCATACTTATAAGCTACGGCGTAGCGGGGGGATTTTGCTGTTACTCCCAAAAGTTGCTGCAAGTCATAGTGGTCGACTTTAATGACAAGACCATCTATGTCGTAAGGTAGACGGCTTCGCATCTCATGAATTTGTTTTATTACCTGGTGAATTTCTTTAACATTATTAGTTTTGGTATTAAGATTATTGACCGGCAAATTCCATTCTTTTATCTGATTCAGGCTTTGCCAATGTGACTTCTCCTCACTGCCCAGCAAAGCGTAGCAGAATATATCTAAACCTCGCCGAGATGCGGACAAAGAATCTAGAAGCTTTAAGCTGCCTGCAGCCAGATTACGGGGATTGGCATAGAGGGGCTCTCCCTGCTCCTGACGTCGTAGGTTTATGTGATGGAAATTCTCACGGGAAATATAAACTTCACCTCGAACTTCTATTCTGTCAGATTCCGGAATAGCAAGGGGCAGTGAGCGTATAGTACGAATGTTGTGTGTGATATCCTCTCCAATAGCGCCGTCGCCACGAGTTACAGCTTGATGGAGTTTGCCATCCTGGTAATGAATGCTCACGGCTACCCCGTCAATTTTAGGCTCTACAACAAATGTTGGAAAGTAGCCAATCTCTCTGTGAACTCTCTTCAGAAATTCATCCAACTCTATAAGATCATAGGTGTTCGAGAGGGAAAGCATGGGAGTTCTATGGTTAAACGTGGGAAGTGCACCATTGACCTTGGGGCTAATGCGCATTGTTGGCGAATCAAGCAGAGCAAACTCAGGATACTGCATTTCCAGTGACTGCAGCTCACGGTAGAGCATATCGTACTGAGCATCTGCCATGATAGGGTCATTGTGAAGATAATAAGCGGCGTCGGCTTGGTTAAGCTTTGCTGTAAGTTCCTCTATCTGTTTACGGAGTTGTGATTTGCTCATGCATGTAGACCCAGTATCCGACGGCGCAGGCCCATAAGGGTATCAAGTATTCCAAGTACAGTCATAACCAAAGCCAGAATTGGCTGAATGACTATAAGTCCATAAAGAAGTACCTGGAAAATAACAGGTGTTTTCCGTTGGCGAAAAAAAGTCGATATGGTGAGGAAACCTTGCAGTGCATATATAACTGTCAAGAAAAACAGTAGACTTGCTGCAGCCATGAAGACATAGGGGTTTTGGGCTGCCATGCCAGTGATACCGGCAATGATCAGAAAAAGATATGTATAGGGGATTTGAGCAGAGTAAAAAGTGTTGACCATGCCAATTTCTTTGCCGAAGCGATCTTTACGCATAATAAGACCTAGTGAGCAGACAAGTGAGAAAAATACACTGGTAATAAAAAAACCAAATGCAATGTTGTAGGCAACTTGCATTATAAGATCTGCGTTTTGAGCAAGGGCAGTGCCGGTAGCCCCTTGCTCTATGGCCTCTTTGGTAGCTATAAGAAGGCTAACCAATGGATCTTCACCCCGTATAGTTATAAAGGGAATATATAGTAAATAGAGTGCCGTGCCGGTAATCAGCGACGCTATAACTGTACCGGAAAGTGGATTGGCTTGCCGACGCAGCAGCAGCATGAGCAGGCAGGCAGGAATAAAAGTTTCAATCGCATAAATAACAGGCAGTATTGGATGGAAGAGCACCATAAACCCGAGTGACATGGAGCCAACCACAAGGCCTGCTCGGAAACCATAATAATATATTGAGTGAATAATTGGAAATGGAAGAAATAGTCCTATAATAATGCCCAAAAAAGGGAAAGCGGTAGATACGGCCAGCATGGCAAGGCTGATAGTAATATTGCGTAGTATTAAAGCTCCTTCAGGTGCTGGTTGAGGGGACTCCTGTTGATTGCTGTTATGAGTGAACAATATGGCTGCTCCTGTCAATTTACTAATGCCATGAGTTTGAAATGATATACCTGATGATCTGATGGTTTGCAATGAATTACCTGGTGGACAGAATCGCCTGTGACTGACCAAGCTAAACATTGCTCGTTTGGGCTTATTTGTGTGAGGTACCCTGAGGATCATCGTCCATATATGTGCCGTTATGAAGTCATATTAGGTGATTTAGTCTGGCATGAGTGCCTGAATTTTTTTCATCAACTGGTTAAGGTGCACTGGTTTGGACTCGAAGTCGGAGCACCCAACCTCAATAGCTTTCAAACGATCTTCGGGAAGCGTGTGCGCTGTCAGTGCGATAATAGGGATATGGCTGGTCCTTGGGCTTGAGGTTAACTGCCGAGTAGCTTCCCATCCATCCATAACTGGCAGGCTCATATCCATAAGCACGAGGTCAGGCTGTTTGTTTGTTGCTTCTTTTACACCGCGAACCCCATCTGGAGCCACAAGCACCTGGTACCCCCTTCGCTCCAACCTGCGCCGCAACATGTTGCTGTTGATAGCATTATCTTCAACTATCAGGATAGTTTTCACAGTTTCCCTTACCTTATTCTTGAGTATTTAACTTCTGAGACATCTCACATGTTCAGTGTTATTTAATATACTCAGACTACCATTATTGAACTCATATTAAAATCGCCCGTAGTAACCATTCTTTACTGCTCTAAAGGCAATTGCGTAAGCCACGCCGACAAAGACCAGCGCCAGTCCCATGGCATGAAATACACCGATGTCACTGACTCCCAAAAAAGCATAACGCATGCCGTTTATCAGGTAAAGCAGTGGATTAAAGTATGAAATCGTCTGCCAGAAAGCCGGCATAATCTCTAGGCTAAAGAAAACACCACCGAGGTAAATGAGGGGTAGCAGCACAAACGTGCTAACAGCATTAACCTGGTCAAAGCTGCGGGCATAAATGGCTACACACAGCCCCAGGCAGGCAAAGGTTATGCCCGAGCAGGTTGCAAAAAACAGGAGCCACAACGGATGGGCAATTCCCAGTAGACTGCCATGGGTAACTATATGGAATATTTGCCCAACAAATGTGATACCAATACCAATGACGACACCACGCACAGTAGCTGCACAGGCGTAAGCCCAAATTATTTGCAGTGGTGTCAAAGGGACTACCCGAAGATCCTGAAAGTCGCCATGAAACTTGGAGGTGATGATAGAGCTGGCAGCATTCTGGAATGAATTATTCAGGAGCCCCATGGCAATGAGACCAGGGATTATAAACTGCAAGTAACCCACACCAGCTTGGGTATCGATTCTTTCAGCCAAATTAACACCGAAGATTAGAAGATAGAGGGAAGAGCTGATAAGAGGGCTAAAAATAGTCTGACCGGCAACTCGTAAAAAACGTTGAATCTCTTTGGATAGCAGGCTGCGAAATCCAATAAATGGAGATGGATGACTCCGAGTGACAGTGGGGGTGGTTTGCTGGGACATAAGTGTGCTCAGTACTCCTGCTGGTAGGATTTAGCCATGTTTTCAAATCTTGTGAATTGCTCACGAAAGACTAGCTTTACCGTTCCTGTAGGACCGTTACGC encodes:
- a CDS encoding saccharopine dehydrogenase family protein, with translation MSTVLIIGAGGVGNVVARKCVKNPQVFSRVVLASRRIASCEKIQREVGADKLDVAQVDASDLQQMIDLIQRIKPSVVVHVAIPYDNLTIMDACLETGVDYLDTAAYEPPEVPVFEYKWQWDYHERYLNAGVMALLGSGFDPGVTNVFCAYADQYLFDEIHTIDILDCNAGDHGLPFATNFNPEINIREITANGYYWENGQWVETPPLSESIEYDFPQIGKRKMYLMYHEEMESLVHFIKGLKRIRFYMSFSDQYLTHLRVLENIGMTSIKPIDFQGQQVVPLQFLKEILPDPGSLGPRTKGKTNIGCVIEGIKDGKPKKIHIYNVCDHQECYQEVGSQAVSYTTGVPAAIGAMLMVQGIWRKPGVFNMEQFDAKPFMDLLNQQGLPWHIKEL
- the lspA gene encoding signal peptidase II, which produces MVLDQLSKAAAQSLLTFGYSVSIIEGLFQLTLVYNPGAAFGLLGDLGDGIRIPFFFVVGVVAVVICFFLYRGGQTFFHRFGAVLIAGGAIGNLIDRVQLGKVVDFLDVYWKSWHWPAFNFADIYITVGAFAYIIALTYEYRMARRNK
- the nspC gene encoding carboxynorspermidine decarboxylase; translated protein: MTLDVNQVPTPCYILEEEKLEKNLAILDRVQQESGAKILLALKGFAMWSTFATIGKVLHGTAASGLHEARLGYEEMGNEVHTFSPAFTEKSLQEIIQYSDHIVFNSFSQWEHLRHVVEQTDKAISCGLRINPEYSEVEPPIYNPCVAFSRFGVTRDQFQQSMLDGLDGLHFHTHCEQNADALQRTLSVVEEKFGEFISRMKWINFGGGHHITRADYDVDGLIETIKDFRNRYQNIEVYLEPGEAIGWHTGPLVASVVDILHNGMDIAIIDASAAAHMPDVLEMPYRPEVRGASEPGDFPYTYRLGGNTCLAGDVIGDYSFPQRLQPGDRIVFEDMTHYTMVKNNTFNGVPLPTIAKWCKDNKLEIIKQFGYEDYRMRLS
- a CDS encoding UbiA-like polyprenyltransferase, producing the protein MLKRITLLLEMIKFSHTLFALPFALLGMLIAAQGLPDFWTIFWIVLAMVGARTLGMTLNRIIDADIDARNPRTAERHIPAGTVSRNEAWLLVLASFILFEVAAWALNPLAFKLSFVAVAFLVLYPYMKRFSTLAHIVLGLTLAMAPIGATIAVLGQVTLTSLFLGLFVLLWSAAFDIIYATQDIEFDQQHCLHSIPARLGHKGALKVAAILHCVAFASLLGSYLSLDFSGGWFMAGIVIVGGMLIYEHWLAWTARNPADIDTAFFTVNSYISIVMLVSVSLDALMNW
- a CDS encoding ABC transporter permease, yielding MSQQTTPTVTRSHPSPFIGFRSLLSKEIQRFLRVAGQTIFSPLISSSLYLLIFGVNLAERIDTQAGVGYLQFIIPGLIAMGLLNNSFQNAASSIITSKFHGDFQDLRVVPLTPLQIIWAYACAATVRGVVIGIGITFVGQIFHIVTHGSLLGIAHPLWLLFFATCSGITFACLGLCVAIYARSFDQVNAVSTFVLLPLIYLGGVFFSLEIMPAFWQTISYFNPLLYLINGMRYAFLGVSDIGVFHAMGLALVFVGVAYAIAFRAVKNGYYGRF
- the ligA gene encoding NAD-dependent DNA ligase LigA, translating into MSKSQLRKQIEELTAKLNQADAAYYLHNDPIMADAQYDMLYRELQSLEMQYPEFALLDSPTMRISPKVNGALPTFNHRTPMLSLSNTYDLIELDEFLKRVHREIGYFPTFVVEPKIDGVAVSIHYQDGKLHQAVTRGDGAIGEDITHNIRTIRSLPLAIPESDRIEVRGEVYISRENFHHINLRRQEQGEPLYANPRNLAAGSLKLLDSLSASRRGLDIFCYALLGSEEKSHWQSLNQIKEWNLPVNNLNTKTNNVKEIHQVIKQIHEMRSRLPYDIDGLVIKVDHYDLQQLLGVTAKSPRYAVAYKYEALQVSTKLIEITLQVGRTGVITPVAELEPVLLAGSTISRATLHNFDEIIRKDLRPGDTVLIEKGGDVIPKVIKVIDSHSRQDALPVTLPKACPACDGHIEWTENGVHLYCINPGCPAKRKNAITHFVSRNAMDISGLGEKVIERFLQDGLLNDIGDLYHLDYDRISSMDGFGPKSAENLRSSVEKSRYNSLDRLIFALGIRHVGKKTAQILASNFNSLDQLVSATYEELIKIDEIGEITASSVYRSLRNPRMISIIEELRHAGVNFNQETKSSQQSNHLLDGKSVVFTGKLSRPRAEFEQLAQAAGARVLSAVSAKLDFLVAGSDAGSKLNKAHQLGVSIISEEEFSQLCSSE
- the ileS gene encoding isoleucine--tRNA ligase — protein: MDFKDTLNLPVTNFPMRGNLPKREPETLSQWESSNLYETIQRTRQDAPVYVLHDGPPYANGHLHIGHALNKILKDIIIKQKTMEGYRAPYVPGWDCHGLPIEQGVDKILGKDKATTEPNRKRQLCREHAARFVDIQRQEFKRFGILGEWDNPYQTMDYGYEADIVRELGRFMESGSLYRGLKPIYWCSDCVTALAEAEVEYDNHTSNSIYVRFPMASDLTGLDPVLGGKDVSVVIWTTTPWTIPANLAVCLHPEFEYSAVETAQGVLIIASKLVEDLMKVLDIKEYNTIAAFPGSALENMQAKHPFLDRGSQIILGEHVTLEAGTGAVHTAPGHGMDDYIVGMRYGLEPYNPVDNHGCYRSDMPLFGGMHINKANAAIVAHMMENGTLLHHSLMDHSYPHCWRCKNPVIYRATPQWFIAMDSNDLRKRTLDFIQQQVHWVPAWGRERIYNMIENRPDWCISRQRLWGVPITILYCQQCQEPLREMQVFDRAAAYIEQEGVDAWYQRPVSDFLESDVQCPHCQSSEFYKEQDILDVWFDSGVSHAIVLRKHGLPWPADLYLEGSDQHRGWFHSSILTAVANKGEPPYRTVLTHGFVLDGKGRKMSKSMGNVVDPESIIKKYGADILRLWVAAEDYRDDLRISDEIMKRLAESYRRIRNTARYMLGNLHDFNPLTDAILYPDMLEFDRYALGRYHQFEKRVLQAYNNYEFHTIYHATNNFCSVDMSAQYLDVLKDRLYAEHTDGYKRRSAQTALHHILYGMVRLLSPILSFTMDEVYSHMTVDKRQPSVHVLCFPEPCEEFDNAPVIERYDRLMKLRGDVSKALEIARNEKKIGHSLDARVLVHSQDEDTLQFLKSYSESELRDIFIVSQVDIAPPLYTSETMDNGLMVEVGKAQGSKCERCWITDIETGKVSPGLCPRCASVVSEFR
- a CDS encoding DUF2232 domain-containing protein, which translates into the protein MFTHNSNQQESPQPAPEGALILRNITISLAMLAVSTAFPFLGIIIGLFLPFPIIHSIYYYGFRAGLVVGSMSLGFMVLFHPILPVIYAIETFIPACLLMLLLRRQANPLSGTVIASLITGTALYLLYIPFITIRGEDPLVSLLIATKEAIEQGATGTALAQNADLIMQVAYNIAFGFFITSVFFSLVCSLGLIMRKDRFGKEIGMVNTFYSAQIPYTYLFLIIAGITGMAAQNPYVFMAAASLLFFLTVIYALQGFLTISTFFRQRKTPVIFQVLLYGLIVIQPILALVMTVLGILDTLMGLRRRILGLHA
- a CDS encoding response regulator translates to MKTILIVEDNAINSNMLRRRLERRGYQVLVAPDGVRGVKEATNKQPDLVLMDMSLPVMDGWEATRQLTSSPRTSHIPIIALTAHTLPEDRLKAIEVGCSDFESKPVHLNQLMKKIQALMPD